The Girardinichthys multiradiatus isolate DD_20200921_A chromosome 11, DD_fGirMul_XY1, whole genome shotgun sequence DNA window CCAATTTGACTGAtattacaaaagaaaacaatgccCCTCTGAAGATGTACAAAAttggtagagacatacaccCAAAGACTTGCAGCAGCAACTGCAGCCAACATTGGTTCTATAAAGTATAGACTTGGCAGCTGAGCCATCCTTCTCAGAGTTTAATCTGTGAAAAAGTTTCAATCAATGGataattttccttcctcttcaaaGTTATGTGCTACCCTATGTTAGTCTGTCACATAACCCCACAATAAATAGATGTTAAAATCAAGTTTGTGATAGTAACATCAAAAAATTCGAAAAAGTACAAGGGGTGTAGATCCTTttaaaggcactgtatataagaAAAGACTCGTGACAGCTAAAAAATTAGGGAAAGAAGAGGGAAAAGATGATGACCTACAGAAAGTAAACAGTAacaaagacaaaggaaaatTATCTCAATGGAAAACTAATAAGGTCGCTAAAGGTGCTGTCTGGGACCAAAACACACCAAGAATGTGCATCACAGCATGTAGTAAACAGCATGAAGTAAACATATTAGGATCCTCGGCTGAAAAATGTCCAAATCTCTTACTTTCATGTGCCAGGACATTTTCTGTATAGCTGTTGTGAGTCtgcttttaaacaaacaaaaaaatgcacaTGGTTGCATTAATGCACACGAAACGTTTTCCTCAGATATTTAGCATGTTCTTGTTATTTTTGCTCCCAGGTGACACCGGGTTCTGGACCACCACCGACGCCCCACTGGTGAACACAACCTTTTCCTGGACTTTTAACAGCACACAGGATCCTTCAGGCCATGGCACCATGGGTAGCTCCATCTCGTTTGAGAGCAATGTGACTGCAGCTCTGACTAACACAAATTCTGTCACTTATAATTCACCACATGCTTCACCGGGGACACGTTCAGCACCGGTTACCAGCATGAGCTCAGCTGCGGCCTCACCTCTGCCAGCAACCACCAACCAATGTCGTAAGAAATACTGGACTTTCATCCCTGGCTGCATCAGAAATCATAGGCAGATCGTATCTGTTGgtccaaataataaaataatgcagtTCAGACAAGAAAATTATTTCAGCAagtttatcttgttttttttttttttacaaaggtcTTGTTAAGGCTGGTATCTAGAGTATGATCAACATATTTACAAAGTAATATTTAAAAGATCCTCGTTTCAAGTTATTACCCCTGCAGAAGGCTTTCATGCATAGGGTTCCTCAGAAATTAACCATGGCAAATAATCCAGGCAGTTGCTTAAGTGCTCCTTATTTTAAACCCaaactgctttattttaaaCCCTTTTGTTACATTTCTGTGGTTGGGAAGCTAGCAATGGGTTTGCCAAGACCTTATTTTTATATAGCTACCTGTAGCAGCTTCAGGAAAATCTATGTAATAGCTTTATACAGTGGCTATCCAAATACCTCTATTAAAAAACGCCATACTTTTGTGCCTTTAAATTACCCCTCGGggacaattttgtttttcttatatataattaaaaattgCCAAAAGGAGACCATGCTTACAGGGAAACATAGTAGTGGTAGTATCATGATCGGTGGTTACTTTTCATTTATGGAATTGGGGTTTTTGCTGAATTAGACAAAATAATGACCAGGTTAAAGTTTCAGTCAGTTTTTGACCAAAGTCTTCAGGTGTGTGATAGAGAGCTGAAGATGAAGGTAGATTTCTGTTTAACTGATTTGCTCAttataaatgtcacattttattatgacacaaaaacctggcattttatTAAAGGTGTGAAGACTTTAGAGAGTTACCGCACATTAATCATGGTTGGACATCTTGGAAATGGCAGATCTCATGTAAACTTGTTCCACAGTGCAGTACAAACAGAAATAGGTTATATTGGTACTTGCCTAATGGTAAGTTGAGTTGCTTAGACTGGCTTGCTCCATGCCTCAGTTTTAGACACTTTTCAACTTCTCACCTCATATAACATTGGCAAAAAGAAGCACTTTTCTCAACGTGTCTGAAAAGTGAGTAAACTGAAGGAATGCAGAGTTGctttactattttaaaatggCTTCCAGTGGCTTACCAATGAGTTAGAATATGTACATGGATCCTTAATGCAGCCTATAGCTGGAGAAAGGTGACATGTTTGTTGAGATATTCAGTGAGACTTTTcactaataaaaacaacaaagcaaagATTTGTGGTTAATCTGAAGAGGGGAGGACAAGAGACCTCAAGGATGCAAACTGGTTTAGCTAGTACATCTGGATACTGGGAACGACAGTGAAAAGGATATTGCTTTTTTTATACTGTTACACTTTCTAGTAACTATCTAGTTGATTACTACATATCTGGAAGTAAAATCAACCCAGATAGTGGTGGATTTATTATCTCGTACATAGCGTGAAATGCTCAACTGGTTGccttaaagtaaataaaatgtacaaacaTGATGCTAtgcaaaatcaaaaataaatacaggccTTCATTTTAACCATGTATACTGACAAATTTCCTCTCTTTCCATGAACACCCTACCAGTTCCTCCCAGCATCAGTGGCCTATGGTCTGCTAATGTCACTGGAACATCCATGTCTGTCCATTGGTCAACCCAGGTTCAAAGCATACAGACTTTCCAGGTCACTCTGAGCAAAACATCAGAAGCCAGTGAGCTCTGGGAAACCAATATGACAATGATAGAGCTGAGAGGACTACAGCCCGGTGTGCTCTACAATGTTACTGTGACACCTTGTGCTTGTGGAAGGCAAGGGTCTGCTGTTCACATGATGGTCAAAACTGGTAAGAATAGAATATCGCAGTGCtttcataaaaaaaagtcaTTATTGTTTAATGAAACCTAATGGAAATTTCAGTCTTTTCATTCAAAATAATTAGTAGTCATTAAAGGCTCAGATGTTAAACTTTTATTATTACATGAATATAAGTAGCAGCATAAAACCTTTACAACCTGTCACAATGCCTTTGGGGAAAATGCATGACTAATCCAAATTCTCTGGTAGTTTTGTTACACAACAGGGAGGTTTGTCTAACCTAGATTTTTGaaaagtaataaacaatcacTAGTTTGCCTTTAGTGTTTTATATGAGATAAGGTTTAGATGTGTTGTAACCGCAAGGCCTTGGATTAGATTGAAAAAATGGGTTACTGCGTCAAGAAGGTTTTTCTTTGCAGATGCTCAGAGTCTCGACGCTACCACACGGCTTACCAACATCGAGTTCAACGAAGACctgagaaacagcagcagcctgGCTTTCAAAAACCTCAACAAGACGTTTATACAGGAGGTAGGTGTGTTATTAAAAGTATGCCATGCCAAAATATCATTGAATATACATTGTCTGGTCAGGAATTGACATCTTATTATTACTCTTTCCTTTGGGGGTATTAGGTTACAATTTTTGAAAACAAGATTTGGAATTGCATGAAAATCTTAAGACcagaaaatgtgatttttgttatatttgtattttgtgcAAGTGGTTCATAACCATAACTAAGTTTCAGAATGCAAAAAGAAGACAcaggagcacagaaaaacagaTAGAGAAggtaatttattgaaaatggcTTTTAAGTTCAAACATGCTGTAATCAGTTGATCAAACGTTACAGGCCACTGGCCAAAAACTCCCAGATATGAACAAAAAGTTGTTCGAAGCATGGAGCAGACTCAACATGAAGCAGCCTTATCGTTCTGGTTAATTACTTCAAAACTTAATTTATGGAGTGTGTATGGAAAAGCTATTCTTGTATTGCTACAGATTCGCAGTTTCTTATAattatggactttgactagaccattctaacacattaaagGCTctgcccagtctcaagtcttttggtgcttctaataggttttcttccaagattgttgtgtttttagctccatccatcttcccatcacccccttccctatccctgctgaagatTTGTGGAATGCACGACTAATTGCTGCCTTGTTACCTgaactgtagatctctgcagctcctccagagttacttcTTCACTAATTTTGCTCTACTTGCCGGGtctgccagtttaggtggatgtccatgtcttggcaggtttgcagctgtgccagCTTCctccctgagctgtctgctgtgtttcttggtcttcatgattctggttgttcattaatgttctcatGCCAACCTCTGTGGCCTTCAAAGGTTCCCAAGATCAGAAATCGAACCCAGCACAGCTGCATCAAGGACAAATAGCCTCTGTTTCTGGGTCACACACTGTACCTCTACACCACACGCTGCTCCAAAGCATCATCTTCTTTATGCAAACCTTTGGCCTTTTCCTAACTCACCAACAGATCTACCAGTCTCTGGCTCCAGAGCTCAAAGCGATGGTGGAGTCAGGTCAGGTGAGAATCGAGATCCAAAGCTTTTCCATGGGCAGTGTGGTGGTGAACTTCTCCATCATCTTTAACCAAAGTGAGGGCCAGGCCATGGGTAACTTGTCCTCAGCGTTGTTGCATGCCCTGATGAACAGCTCCAAATTCATTGTGGATGTAAACAATACAAGCATTAACGGTatgtcagtttttgttttaaaaaacttCAAGAAATAATACTAGTTGGATTTTTTTGCCCTCTGGCTAAACAATATAGCTTCTGAAAGGCTTTGCAACAGAGCTTTTAGGCAATAAATAGGTTGGAGATTTTAGATTTTGGCTTAAAGTTTATACAAAGTTTCTATAAATGTCAAATTGATGCAAAGAAAGCAATATAACTAGGATTGTCTGGATGAGTTTAATATATATAAAGACAAATAATAATTCATcatcataaaatattttagtttatcACATTTACCTTTACACTAAAACCTTTACATAAAATGTGGTTTAGATTTTTCTCACAGACTCTATTGAATGCTGATGAACCAGTAAACATGGTTATAAATAAGGTATCGCTAGTgttgaaattttattttctcctaTAGACACACTACTAATGACTTATAGAGATAGCTCTGGACACCTAAAACTATCATATAGTTGGACTAACAGTTAGTTACTGTTAGAGTAAGACAGAGACAGCTGAGATGAGACAACCCTTTATGGGAGCAACGAAAAGAACAAGAAGAGGCTATTTTTGTACATATAAATcttgtaaaatatatttgcacTTAGCACCAGCATCCCTCTATGTTCCACAATAAGATATTTCTTTGACTGTCTAATTTAAAGGATGTGGAAAAGACTATACTTGTATGCTTCTGctcaaaacatgacaaaaattgtcattttttgaaCAGATTTTGATGAATGCACCTTGGGGGAAAATGATTGTTCTCAGTGGGCTACATGCATAAACACATGGGCCTCCTACACTTGCATCTGCCTTGATGGATTTATAGACAACAATCCAGAAAGATCTGGACGCAACTGTCAAGGTAGAGCATTAGAGGGAAAATTCACACATTTTACTGACTGACAATATTTGAATATCTTAATGTCTTTTTATGAGTGCATTATGTTCTGTGCAGCAAATGAAGTGGATACAACATCAACACCAGGGGTTTCTACAATAAGCTCTACTACAACTGTCCCAACTTTTGCTCAAGCTACCACCACCTCTGAAACTACCAATCCTGTATTGGTAACTAGTTCAAATGCTTCCCACACTAGCACTGCTCTCCCTTCAACTACAGTTACTAATATCCCATCAACTATCACTGCTCCAACAAGTGCCCCTACAATTACTGTTACTACCCAAACAAGCAATATTGCCCCAACACTGGTCATTAATGCTTCAGCAATCCACTCTCCAGCTCGAACCAACACCCTAGGAATACACACAACAACCACTTCTAGCCAAGTAATCTCCTCTTTTGCTCCAACAACAACTACTTTAGACACTGCAGTCGGAATCACAACTCCAAGCACCATTTCTACAACCCTAACAACCCCGTCTTCTGCACTAAGATCAGCCACTAATTTTTCTTTGGAAGGAGCCCTTTCAGTCCAGTGCAGAGTAGCTGCCATTACTGTGACTCTTGCTAAAGCTTTTCTGATGAATGCAAAAATCCAGGAGAGTAGTCTATCCCTGGGATTGCCTTGGTGTGAAGTCAACGGAGGCAATGCCACCCATGTTGAGTTGACTGTGGCATGGAATGAGTGTGCTATTAGGCTTGTGAATGTAAGTCTCAGTACCTGAACGCTTGGTTAAtaacattttcatcatttttcAAAACCAGAATGCATGAACTCTAAGAATGCTCTGAATtccttttattgtcttttgttttatttccagaATGAAACCACTTACACAGCGTCTGTGACCTTGTTCAACACCATGGATCCGTACAGAGCCGAAGGTGGCACAGTAGAGGTTCCAAGAATCCGTCTCGAAGTCCCTATCATGTGTACCTACATGAAAAGCATGTTGATTTCCACAGATCTTGGCTACATGGGGTAggtttaaagtgcctgtgacacacTTTTCGCACAAATGCAGAAAGTGAAAGAAAGCATCCTAAGATATTGGGCAGTAATTTACATTATATTAGGATCAACGACATGAATAAacacaattgtgacacaaaataggcatatttcgttgttaaattttgcaagtccaaagttgGCTAAAAGTGACGTGAAAGGGGAAGTCtccggtcattcattgtgtgagcatCAGTGATAaacggttcaggtagaagccaagttgcttAAAAACAGCGTTATGCTAAAAGGTGGTGGCAACAATAATACGACAGCAGctgttagtctgcactactttcctgaagtgaagaggatcagagctgcctggatcagagctggaaaactgatgaGGCACAGAtaggctggtcccaccaagcgcAGCCAGCTGTGATTGGAGGACTTTTCGGCAAAGTGCTccaaacaagaaacctctgaattcaccaGAGGTCGGGATGAATGTTGAAAGCagaagaaattattattattaaaataagataaattacacacacatttgatatatttaaataaatggttctCAAAAGATTCTGATATAAATTTTCAACAAATGAGGACACcacaccaggtagtgtcttctAATCTTGAATCATCcgttgtgtctgctgctactgctccatgctgctcagcttTGCCTCTGGTTGTTTCACTGATGTGTGGTGCTCTGCAGGCGGCTCCAACATATAAGGAGCTGTCCCTAAAACGTGCTCGGCTGTCTAATGACAGCTGACTTCTTCTTCTGACTCTGCTTCATCTCcctctgatagtgactgaaatatatctaaagaagcATCAGATTTTCTGCTAATGTCTGTGTTGTCAGCCATTGCGGTTCCCCTTATACGTTATAAAAGAACTCAACAAAATCCCAAAAGGAGTGTCTGGAAGTGCCTTTTTAGTGAACTTTATGACAATATATCTCAGCAGCTGTTAATTTCAGTGGCAtgcatttactttttaaaatagttgGTCAGTGTTACTTTCCCATAAATGTGattggatttatcataaaaattTGATATCACCGGCACTTTAATAAAGTCATGGTTGCTCATGTAACATTCTACTGAAATGACCTAAAGTTGCCTAAGCAGTTTCACACCTAATATAGAACTTAGAACTAAAACTTTGATTAAACAgcttaaacatttttgtcattttactgtGAAGCAAGTGATATGCAGCAAAACAAGACAACGTTGTTAGGggagaaaaaattatttaaagacacaacacggataaaatatagaaaataacaATAACACGTGTACTAtgactgataatgtttggtgccCTCTTCCTTCTTCAACTCAACGCTAACCTAGTATGCCAACACACTCAACCACAGCTCTGTAAGTTGTGAAGAAATTGGTGCAGAAAAACGTTTGTTTCAGTTTCCTTTGAAATTGCGGTCTCTGCTGGAActacactgctaaaaaaaataaagggaacactcaaataacacatcctagatctgaatgaatgaaatattctcattgaatactttgttctgtacaaagttgaatgttctgacaacaaaatcacacaaaaatcatcaatggaaattaaatttattaaccgatggaggcctggatttggagtcacacacaaaattaaagtggaaaaacacactacaggctgatccaactttgatgtaatgtccttaaaacaagtcaaaatgaggctcagtattgtgtgtgacctccatgtgtctgtatgacctccctacaatgcctgggcatgctcctgatgagacggtggatggtctcctgatggatctcct harbors:
- the umodl1 gene encoding uromodulin-like 1, producing MRWILLIWATKALLALCSGLDEENSLSSSGYHLCIQNESRIVSFLVVQLVPYTVTKPCGGWLLWTTCTVTLYRMMHQIEYKTVEEQVTRCCDGYEQVGRYCSLSVNRSDEFTAKPGSCPTADRLSPSSVDCELDLDCPGWQKCCQRWGQFLCTDPTRPKQDLRFQGNLWNATVTVKMDYQQLLSKENGLLNLTRLLQAMITGALECEVSIFYLNSWPVHPYRISTNLLILSNLSLSLYNVAPKLHLLLKQIPEVSSVTVQDVDECVHPALHQCSLQADCNNTLGSYRCVCQQEYLDGDPNNPGVNCTGDTGFWTTTDAPLVNTTFSWTFNSTQDPSGHGTMGSSISFESNVTAALTNTNSVTYNSPHASPGTRSAPVTSMSSAAASPLPATTNQCLPPSISGLWSANVTGTSMSVHWSTQVQSIQTFQVTLSKTSEASELWETNMTMIELRGLQPGVLYNVTVTPCACGRQGSAVHMMVKTDAQSLDATTRLTNIEFNEDLRNSSSLAFKNLNKTFIQEIYQSLAPELKAMVESGQVRIEIQSFSMGSVVVNFSIIFNQSEGQAMGNLSSALLHALMNSSKFIVDVNNTSINDFDECTLGENDCSQWATCINTWASYTCICLDGFIDNNPERSGRNCQANEVDTTSTPGVSTISSTTTVPTFAQATTTSETTNPVLVTSSNASHTSTALPSTTVTNIPSTITAPTSAPTITVTTQTSNIAPTLVINASAIHSPARTNTLGIHTTTTSSQVISSFAPTTTTLDTAVGITTPSTISTTLTTPSSALRSATNFSLEGALSVQCRVAAITVTLAKAFLMNAKIQESSLSLGLPWCEVNGGNATHVELTVAWNECAIRLVNNETTYTASVTLFNTMDPYRAEGGTVEVPRIRLEVPIMCTYMKSMLISTDLGYMGYDTIKDVITGLGSFQVTVQLMNGIEPLPHNYSLSPEQAVVVEISLNTTSMQMTVVLDKCWATPTQNPEDTYSYTFLDNSCPLNIYTKVLMNGNFTTSRVSVQIFSFVNLNIIYLHCQVQICVQNGSNTCVPHCLQKSARTRNMIGRGFGSSGPILRLNEESLEEKFNTLYIVGLSCLGVGLFLFFIVGFICLFYCQRNRIGNYNFNVQPKQENFTYLVFNT